In the genome of Limnobaculum zhutongyuii, one region contains:
- the nuoF gene encoding NADH-quinone oxidoreductase subunit NuoF — translation MSGPTFLGTQRILTEEQHPLTWRLRADQQPVWFDEYRSKSGYVGAEKALKGMAPDDVVSTVKDSGLSGRGGAGFSTGLKWSLMPKDESMNVRYILCNADEMEPGTYKDRLLMEQLPHLLVEGMLIGGFALKAYRGYIFLRGEYIEAADHLRRAIEEAKKAGFLGKNILGSGFDFELFVHTGAGRYICGEETALINSLEGRRANPRSKPPFPATSGAWGKPTCVNNVETLCNVPSIVQHGPEWYRGLSAGKSQDAGTKLMGFSGRVKNPGLWELPFGITARELLEDYAGGMQDGLKLKAWQPGGAGTDFLTDAHLDLPMDFANIAKAGSRLGTALAMAVDDKISMVGLTRNLEEFFARESCGWCTPCRDGLPWSVKILTALEKGEGQPGDVETIEQLCRFLSPGHTFCALAPGAVEPLQSAIKYFREEFEAGIKVKTFNNLNPIAGIQPNLLKQRW, via the coding sequence ATGAGCGGGCCAACATTTTTAGGTACTCAACGTATCCTGACGGAAGAGCAACATCCTCTGACCTGGCGCCTGCGAGCTGACCAGCAGCCGGTATGGTTTGATGAGTACCGTAGCAAAAGCGGTTATGTCGGTGCGGAAAAAGCCCTGAAGGGAATGGCGCCGGATGATGTGGTTTCTACTGTCAAAGACTCAGGCTTAAGCGGTCGCGGCGGCGCAGGTTTCTCCACGGGTCTTAAGTGGAGCCTGATGCCGAAAGACGAAAGCATGAATGTCCGTTATATCCTGTGTAACGCAGATGAGATGGAACCGGGCACTTATAAAGACCGTCTGCTGATGGAGCAACTGCCTCATTTGCTGGTTGAAGGTATGCTGATTGGCGGTTTTGCTCTGAAAGCCTATCGCGGTTATATCTTCCTGCGTGGTGAATATATTGAAGCAGCCGACCATCTGCGTCGTGCCATCGAAGAGGCAAAAAAAGCCGGCTTCTTGGGTAAGAACATTTTAGGCAGTGGATTTGATTTCGAACTGTTTGTTCATACCGGTGCAGGGCGTTATATCTGCGGTGAAGAAACCGCATTGATTAACTCGCTGGAAGGCCGTCGTGCTAACCCTCGCTCTAAGCCACCATTCCCGGCCACTTCCGGTGCATGGGGTAAACCAACCTGCGTAAATAACGTAGAAACCCTGTGTAACGTGCCTTCTATTGTTCAGCATGGTCCTGAGTGGTATCGCGGGCTGTCTGCCGGCAAGAGCCAGGATGCAGGAACTAAACTGATGGGCTTCTCTGGTCGGGTGAAGAATCCGGGCCTGTGGGAGTTACCTTTCGGGATTACCGCGCGTGAACTGCTGGAAGATTATGCTGGCGGTATGCAGGATGGTTTGAAGCTGAAAGCCTGGCAGCCGGGTGGAGCAGGAACCGATTTCCTCACTGATGCACATCTCGATTTACCAATGGACTTTGCCAATATTGCAAAAGCCGGTAGCCGTTTAGGTACCGCGTTGGCGATGGCCGTTGATGACAAAATTAGTATGGTTGGATTGACCCGCAATCTCGAAGAGTTCTTCGCGCGCGAATCCTGCGGCTGGTGTACGCCATGCCGTGACGGTTTACCGTGGAGCGTGAAAATTCTGACCGCACTGGAAAAGGGCGAAGGCCAGCCGGGTGATGTTGAAACCATTGAGCAGCTGTGTCGTTTCCTGTCGCCAGGCCACACTTTCTGCGCACTGGCGCCGGGAGCGGTTGAGCCGTTACAGAGTGCGATTAAGTATTTCCGTGAAGAGTTTGAAGCGGGTATTAAGGTGAAAACCTTTAATAACCTGAATCCAATCGCCGGGATCCAGCCAAACCTGTTGAAGCAGCGTTGGTAA